One Malus domestica chromosome 11, GDT2T_hap1 genomic region harbors:
- the LOC103409546 gene encoding fatty-acid-binding protein 3, chloroplastic-like isoform X1: MAPISHSHQELHSQTQNWIPDWNFKPKCSHLPKPHSLPPSQEHQISDPFCSKCFLNFSCSWKCRIIEEPATKEKFQTSLSLPGCSSSLTLLGTGYREKVFAIIGVEVYAAGLYVNQSVLNSLNAWKGRSAAEIQEDSSLFNSIFLSPSEKSIQIVLVRDVDGKTFWDALNDAISPRIKSPTPVDESALSTFRSIFQGQPLKKGTFIFLTWPDPSKMLVSISSDGLPSGVDAEIKSENVAFALFDVFVGDTPVSFSLKASVVKGLESILK, translated from the exons ATGGCTCCAATTTCCCACTCCCACCAGGAACTGCATTCCCAAACCCAGAATTGGATTCCCGACTGGAATTTCAAACCCAAATGTTCTCATTTGCCAAAACCCCATTCACTTCCCCCCTCACAAGAACATCAAATCTCAGACCCCTTTTGCAGTAAATGCTTCCTCAACTTCAG CTGCAGTTGGAAATGCAGAATTATAGAGGAACCTGCCACCAAAGAGAAATTTCAAACATCTTTGAGTTTACCGGGCTGTTCGAGTTCATTGACGTTGCTTGGAACTG GATACAGGGAAAAGGTCTTTGCAATTATTGGCGTAGAAGTCTATGCTGCAGGACTATATGTGAACCAGTCCGTCTTAAATAGTTTGAATGCTTGGAAAGGAAGATCAGCTGCTGAGATTCAAGAGGATTCATCCTTGTTCAACTCTATTTTTCTAT CTCCTTCGGAGAAATCGATACAGATTGTTCTGGTTAGAGATGTTGATGGGAAAACTTTTTGGGACGCCTTGAATGATGCCATCTCTCCAAGAATCAAATCACCAACCCCTGTTGATGAATCCGCACTGTCCACATTCCGTAGCATCTTTCAAGGGCAACCTCTTAAGAAAGGAACTTTCATATTTTTGACTTGGCCAGACCCTTCCAAAATGCTT GTCTCTATCTCGTCTGATGGGCTTCCGTCTGGAGTGGATGCTGAAATTAAATCAGAAAATGTGGCTTTTGCTCTTTTTGATGTATTCGTTGGAGATACTCCTGTTTCTTTCTCCTTGAAAGCTTCAGTTGTGAAAGGACTGGAATCAATCCTCAAGTAG
- the LOC103409546 gene encoding fatty-acid-binding protein 3, chloroplastic-like isoform X2, which yields MAPISHSHQELHSQTQNWIPDWNFKPKCSHLPKPHSLPPSQEHQISDPFCSKCFLNFSWKCRIIEEPATKEKFQTSLSLPGCSSSLTLLGTGYREKVFAIIGVEVYAAGLYVNQSVLNSLNAWKGRSAAEIQEDSSLFNSIFLSPSEKSIQIVLVRDVDGKTFWDALNDAISPRIKSPTPVDESALSTFRSIFQGQPLKKGTFIFLTWPDPSKMLVSISSDGLPSGVDAEIKSENVAFALFDVFVGDTPVSFSLKASVVKGLESILK from the exons ATGGCTCCAATTTCCCACTCCCACCAGGAACTGCATTCCCAAACCCAGAATTGGATTCCCGACTGGAATTTCAAACCCAAATGTTCTCATTTGCCAAAACCCCATTCACTTCCCCCCTCACAAGAACATCAAATCTCAGACCCCTTTTGCAGTAAATGCTTCCTCAACTTCAG TTGGAAATGCAGAATTATAGAGGAACCTGCCACCAAAGAGAAATTTCAAACATCTTTGAGTTTACCGGGCTGTTCGAGTTCATTGACGTTGCTTGGAACTG GATACAGGGAAAAGGTCTTTGCAATTATTGGCGTAGAAGTCTATGCTGCAGGACTATATGTGAACCAGTCCGTCTTAAATAGTTTGAATGCTTGGAAAGGAAGATCAGCTGCTGAGATTCAAGAGGATTCATCCTTGTTCAACTCTATTTTTCTAT CTCCTTCGGAGAAATCGATACAGATTGTTCTGGTTAGAGATGTTGATGGGAAAACTTTTTGGGACGCCTTGAATGATGCCATCTCTCCAAGAATCAAATCACCAACCCCTGTTGATGAATCCGCACTGTCCACATTCCGTAGCATCTTTCAAGGGCAACCTCTTAAGAAAGGAACTTTCATATTTTTGACTTGGCCAGACCCTTCCAAAATGCTT GTCTCTATCTCGTCTGATGGGCTTCCGTCTGGAGTGGATGCTGAAATTAAATCAGAAAATGTGGCTTTTGCTCTTTTTGATGTATTCGTTGGAGATACTCCTGTTTCTTTCTCCTTGAAAGCTTCAGTTGTGAAAGGACTGGAATCAATCCTCAAGTAG
- the LOC103409546 gene encoding fatty-acid-binding protein 3, chloroplastic-like isoform X3 encodes MNLFHIYSLDGKQVFQKPKIESMFEAQAICSPKWLQFPTPTRNCIPKPRIGFPTGISNPNVLICQNPIHFPPHKNIKSQTPFAVNASSTSGYREKVFAIIGVEVYAAGLYVNQSVLNSLNAWKGRSAAEIQEDSSLFNSIFLSPSEKSIQIVLVRDVDGKTFWDALNDAISPRIKSPTPVDESALSTFRSIFQGQPLKKGTFIFLTWPDPSKMLVSISSDGLPSGVDAEIKSENVAFALFDVFVGDTPVSFSLKASVVKGLESILK; translated from the exons ATGAATTTGTTCCATATCTACAGTTTGGATGGAAAACAGGTTTTCCAGAAACCAAAAATTGAAAGCATGTTTGAAGCTCAAGCAATTTGCAGTCCCAAATGGCTCCAATTTCCCACTCCCACCAGGAACTGCATTCCCAAACCCAGAATTGGATTCCCGACTGGAATTTCAAACCCAAATGTTCTCATTTGCCAAAACCCCATTCACTTCCCCCCTCACAAGAACATCAAATCTCAGACCCCTTTTGCAGTAAATGCTTCCTCAACTTCAG GATACAGGGAAAAGGTCTTTGCAATTATTGGCGTAGAAGTCTATGCTGCAGGACTATATGTGAACCAGTCCGTCTTAAATAGTTTGAATGCTTGGAAAGGAAGATCAGCTGCTGAGATTCAAGAGGATTCATCCTTGTTCAACTCTATTTTTCTAT CTCCTTCGGAGAAATCGATACAGATTGTTCTGGTTAGAGATGTTGATGGGAAAACTTTTTGGGACGCCTTGAATGATGCCATCTCTCCAAGAATCAAATCACCAACCCCTGTTGATGAATCCGCACTGTCCACATTCCGTAGCATCTTTCAAGGGCAACCTCTTAAGAAAGGAACTTTCATATTTTTGACTTGGCCAGACCCTTCCAAAATGCTT GTCTCTATCTCGTCTGATGGGCTTCCGTCTGGAGTGGATGCTGAAATTAAATCAGAAAATGTGGCTTTTGCTCTTTTTGATGTATTCGTTGGAGATACTCCTGTTTCTTTCTCCTTGAAAGCTTCAGTTGTGAAAGGACTGGAATCAATCCTCAAGTAG
- the LOC103430169 gene encoding major pollen allergen Ole e 10 codes for MAKAALSVLLLLLLLSFTSETLLMVNGQKTWCVARPSSDQATLLSNLNYACAHVDCQILRKGCPCSSPDNLMNRASIAMNMYYQSKGKNQWNCDFRGSALIVVTDPSYGDCIYA; via the exons ATGGCTAAAGCAGCTCTCTCTGTTCTGCTCCTGCTCCTGCTCTTGTCCTTCACTTCAG AAACTTTGCTCATGGTAAATGGACAG AAAACTTGGTGTGTGGCCAGACCTTCGTCCGACCAAGCAACGCTCTTATCGAATCTGAATTACGCGTGCGCGCACGTAGATTGCCAGATTCTTCGAAAGGGATGCCCGTGCTCGTCGCCGGATAATCTCATGAACCGTGCCTCCATAGCCATGAACATGTATTACCAATCCAAGGGAAAGAACCAGTGGAATTGTGACTTTAGAGGCTCTGCTCTCATTGTCGTGACTGATCCAA gttATGGTGACTGCATCTATGCATAG
- the LOC103448906 gene encoding solanesyl diphosphate synthase 1, chloroplastic-like, which translates to MMSMTCHTLDARAVMDFVACGCSSNALLDRYSVRNYSKANPKGSCRGYGARRNRIRCGVSSMTTAETPIPKKADNALLNGAPEGLPQVLNLKKESRKPVSLTNLFEIVADDLLTLNQNLQSIVGAENPVLMSAAEQIFGAGGKRMRPALVFLVSRATAELVGLKELTKEHRRLAEIIEMIHTASLIHDDVLDESDMRRGKETVHQMFGTRVAVLAGDFMFAQSSWYLANLENIQVIKLISQVIKDFASGEIKQASSLFDCDVELEEYLLKSYYKTASLIAASTKGAAIFSGVDNYVMEKMYDYGKNLGLSFQVVDDILDFTQSAEQLGKPAGTDLAKGNLTAPVIFALKKEPKLRDIIESEFSETGSLDEAIALVKACGGIEQAQELAKEKAHLAIQNLECLPKTAFRLALEDMVMFNLQRID; encoded by the exons ATGATGTCAATGACATGCCACACTCTTGATGCGAGAGCTGTGATGGATTTTGTGGCTTGTGGGTGTTCTTCCAATGCTTTGTTGGACCGTTATTCGGTGAGGAATTACTCGAAGGCGAATCCCAAGGGCAGTTGTAGAGGTTATGGAGCTCGTCGGAATCGAATTCGGTGTGGAGTTTCTTCAATGACAACAGCTGAGACTCCAATACCAAAGAAGGCAGATAATGCTCTGCTGAATG GTGCGCCTGAAGGTCTTCCACAGGTTTTAAATTTAAAGAAAGAATCCAGAAAGCCGGTTTCGCTGAcaaatttgtttgaaattgTTGCTGATGACCTCCTCACATTAAATCAAAATCTTCAGTCT ATTGTTGGTGCAGAAAACCCCGTCTTAATGTCAGCTGCTGAGCAGATCTTTGGTGCCGGTGGGAAGAGGATGAGACCCGCATTGGTGTTTCTAGTGTCCAGAGCAACAGCAGAACTAGTTGGATTGAA GGAACTTACCAAAGAGCATCGGCGATTGGCAGAGATCATCGAAATGATCCATACAGCAAGCTTGATACATGATGATGTTTTGGATGAAAGTGACATGCGACGAG GGAAGGAAACTGTTCATCAAATGTTCGGTACAAGAGTGGCAGTGCTTGCTGGGGACTTCATGTTTGCACAGTCATCATGGTATCTTGCAAATCTAGAAAACATTCAGGTCATCAAGCTCATCAGCCAG GTTATCAAAGATTTTGCAAGTGGTGAAATAAAGCAGGCATCTAGCTTGTTTGATTGTGACGTCGAACTTGAGGAGTACTTGCTTAAGAGCTACTACAAAACAGCCTCCTTAATCGCTGCAAGTACCAAAGGAGCTGCCATTTTTAGTGGGGTTGACAACTATGTAATGGAGAAAATGTACGACTATGGCAAGAATCTTGGGCTGTCCTTCCAAGTTGTTGATGACATATTGGATTTCACACAGTCGGCGGAGCAGCTGGGGAAGCCTGCTGGAACTGACCTTGCCAAAGGAAACCTGACAGCCCCGGTTATATTTGCTTTGAAGAAAGAACCAAAACTAAGAGACATAATTGAATCAGAATTCAGCGAGACTGGTTCCCTCGACGAAGCCATTGCATTGGTTAAGGCTTGTGGGGGGATTGAACAAGCACAAGAATTAGCGAAAGAGAAAGCTCATCTTGCAATACAAAATCTCGAGTGTCTTCCCAAGACTGCTTTTCGGTTAGCGCTGGAGGATATGGTGATGTTCAATCTTCAACGGATTGATTAG
- the LOC103448904 gene encoding mitochondrial ATP-independent inner membrane protease subunit 1a produces the protein MRLLGYLGQWRSVAKEAMDLSVTVAKFMGLLHITDAYLCSSTLVYGPSMLPTLNISGDVLLSEHVSHRIGKVGPGDLVLVRSPTDPRKIVTKRVLGMQGDKVTYFVDPKHSDRLHTTVVPKGHVWIQGDNIYSSFDSRTYGPIPYGLIQGKVFCRVWPPDSFGSLD, from the exons atgaGGCTGCTGGGCTACTTGGGACAATGGCGAAGCGTAGCAAAAGAAGCCATGGATCTGTCAGTAACTGTAGCAAAGTTCATGGGCTTGCTCCACATCACCGACGCCTACCTCTGCTCATCCACCCTC GTCTACGGCCCCAGTATGCTCCCTACCCTGAACATCTCCGGCGACGTCCTCCTCTCCGAACACGTGTCCCATCGCATTGGGAAGGTGGGTCCCGGCGATTTGGTCCTGGTTCGGTCTCCGACGGACCCTCGGAAGATCGTGACCAAGCGTGTCCTGGGTATGCAGGGTGACAAAGTCACCTACTTTGTCGATCCAAAGCACAGCGACAGGTTGCATACGACCGTG GTGCCTAAGGGGCATGTTTGGATTCAGGGGGATAACATCTATTCCTCCTTTGACTCACGAACATATGGACCTATACCTTATGGTCTTATTCAAGGCAAAGTGTTTTGCAGG GTCTGGCCACCTGATAGCTTTGGATCATTGGATTGA
- the LOC103448903 gene encoding cytochrome P450 CYP72A219-like, translating into MEFSVSSMVVSIVCVGLIALGWKVVNWIWLKPKKFERHLRQQGLSGNSYRLLIGDLNDNSKMTKAALSKPMELSHDIVPYVLPLLHDIFNKYGRKSFVWLGPMPSVILFDAELMREAFTKYRVYEKPHSNPLISLLATGLVGHEGDKWVKHRRIINPAFHVEKMKDMLPAFHAASENMLSKWEMLFSSKGTCEVDVWPYLCAFAGDVISRAAFGCNFEEGQRFFQLQKEQAAFIRIVLDSVYIPFFRFLPTKMNRRMKQIAKEMDTLLRGIINKREKAMRAGEATEDDLLGILLKSNFNEIQEHANDKDVGMSIEEVIEECKLFYLAGEETTRDLINWTLVLLGKYQDWQMRAREEVVTIFKNNKPDYAGLKCLKIVNMILYEVLRLYPSVSFTIREITKETKLGDISLPPGTQLAVPILFVHHDKEIWGDDVHEFKPERFSEGISKATKNQVAAFFPFSTGPRTCIGQNFAMIEVKTIITMILQRFTFELSPAYRHSPSNILTLEPQYGTPIIFQKI; encoded by the exons ATGGAATTCTCAGTCAGCTCCATGGTCGTCTCCATTGTTTGTGTGGGGTTAATAGCATTGGGGTGGAAAGTAGTGAACTGGATTTGGTTGAAGCCGAAGAAGTTTGAGAGGCACCTAAGGCAGCAAGGTCTTTCTGGAAATTCTTACAGGCTCTTGATTGGAGACTTGAATGACAACTCCAAGATGACCAAAGCGGCACTATCAAAGCCCATGGAGCTCTCACATGACATTGTGCCTTATGTTCTACCTCTGCTCCATGATATCTTCAACAAATACG GGAGAAAATCTTTCGTTTGGCTTGGCCCAATGCCGAGTGTGATCCTGTTTGATGCTGAATTAATGAGGGAAGCTTTTACAAAGTATAGGGTGTATGAGAAGCCACATTCAAACCCACTCATCTCATTACTTGCGACTGGCCTCGTAGGCCACGAGGGTGACAAATGGGTCAAACATAGAAGGATTATCAACCCAGCTTTCCACGTTGAAAAGATGAAG GATATGTTACCTGCATTTCATGCTGCTTCTGAAAACATGTTGAGCAAATGGGAGATGCTTTTCTCATCAAAGGGGACTTGTGAAGTGGATGTGTGGCCTTATCTTTGTGCTTTTGCGGGCGATGTGATTTCTCGGGCTGCATTTGGTTGTAACTTTGAAGAGGGACAAAGGTTTTTCCAGCTCCAAAAGGAACAAGCTGCTTTTATACgcatagttctggactcggtCTACATACCATTTTTCAG GTTTCTACCAACTAAAATGAACAGGAGGATGAAACAGATCGCCAAGGAAATGGATACTTTGTTAAGGGGAATAATTAACAAAAGAGAGAAGGCAATGAGAGCAGGAGAAGCCACTGAAGATGACTTGTTGGGTATACTTCTGAAATCCAATTTCAACGAGATTCAAGAGCATGCCAATGACAAGGATGTCGGGATGAGTATCGAAGAAGTGATAGAAGAGTGCAAATTATTCTACTTAGCTGGAGAAGAAACGACCAGAGATTTGATTAACTGGACATTAGTGCtattgggaaaatatcaagattGGCAAATGCGTGCGAGAGAAGAGGTTGTGACGATCTTTAAGAACAACAAACCAGACTATGCTGGGTTAAAGTGCTTGAAAATT GTGAACATGATCCTGTACGAGGTTCTTAGGTTGTACCCATCAGTTAGTTTCACGATCCGAGAGATCACGAAGGAGACGAAACTAGGAGATATTTCTCTACCACCTGGTACGCAGCTTGCAGTGCCAATCCTTTTTGTTCATCATGACAAAGAAATCTGGGGTGACGATGTCCACGAATTCAAACCTGAGAGGTTTTCTGAAGGGATCTCAAAGGCAACAAAGAATCAAGTAGCAGCATTCTTTCCATTTAGCACAGGTCCCAGGACGTGCATTGGACAAAACTTCGCGATGATTGAAGTGAAAACGATTATAACGATGATTTTACAGCGCTTTACGTTTGAGCTTTCTCCAGCCTACAGACATTCTCCTTCAAACATTCTCACTCTTGAACCACAATATGGTACTCcaatcatttttcaaaaaatctAG